One Hordeum vulgare subsp. vulgare chromosome 4H, MorexV3_pseudomolecules_assembly, whole genome shotgun sequence DNA window includes the following coding sequences:
- the LOC123449160 gene encoding brefeldin A-inhibited guanine nucleotide-exchange protein 2, translated as MASAAAAAAPPLSSPESDPRLVEAFVPFLEKLVKNASWRNKAHSKLSHTAKSILDRLQRPPPSSPTAAQTPSTPTSPSTPTSSSWQPGPLRNLSLEDSELLLSPISSALGSGSAKLVEAALELLHRLIAHSYIHGEADPSADPSSQLVASLLEAACNALHLDDEHIELLLLKTLLSAVTSTSVCLHGDCLLRAVRACYDMYLGSRSTVNQATAKASLVQMLVIVFRRMEADSSTIPVQPIVVAEVIELPDAGSGASPTADANFVQGFISKIMVDIDGALTPLARTTSSTAAGTVPHDGAFETTAAAEEGANPADLLDSTDKDMLDAKYWEISMYKTALEGRKDELGVEGAVVATLDDDADVRIGNKLRRDAFLVFRALCKLSMKTPPKDAPADPLVMRGKILALELLKILLENAGAVFRTSERFLGAIKQYLCLSLLKNCASSHMIVFQLSCSIFISLVSRFRPGLKAEIGVFFPMIILRVLENIAQPNFQAKMIVLRFLEKLCTDSQILVDIFINYDCDVHSSNIFERMVNGLLKTAQGPPAGIATTLVPPQDTTMKSEAMKCLVSILRSMGDWMNKQLRIPDPDSPKIESEQNDNDGGNEFPQTEINGDASSEVSDSHSEVSNGVSEAASLEQRRAYKMELQEGIALFNRKPRKGIEFLINANKVGESAEDIAAFLKTTSGLNKTMIGDYLGEREDLSLKVMHAYVDSFNFQNMEFDEAIRAFLQGFRLPGEAQKIDRVMEKFAERYCKCNPKAFSSADTAYVLAYSVIMLNTDAHNPMVKNKMSPEDFIRNNRGIDDGKDLPEEFMRSLYGRIWKKEIKMKEDEFVPHQQQSTSSNKILGLDNILNIVIRKRGSAMETSDDLIKHMQEQFKEKARMSESVFYPATDVVILKFMVEVCWAPMLAAFSVPLDQSDDEIVISQCLEGFRCAIHVTAAMSMKTQRDAFITSLAKFTSLHSAADIKQKNIEAIKAILLIADEDGNYLQEAWEHILTCVSRFENLHLVGEGAPPDATFFALQQPDLDKSKQAKSSIIPGLKKKAPNAGAASKRGTYDSAGVGGKASGVDQMNNAVTILLEQVGMAEMNRVFIRSQNLNSEGIIDFVKALCKVSMEELRSASDPRVFSLTKIVEITHYNMNRIRLVWSSIWHVLSEFFVTIGCSENLSIAIFAMDSLRQLAMKFLEREELANYNFQNEFMKPFVVVMRKSRAVEIRELIIRCVSQMVLARVNHVKSGWKSMFMVFATASYDDHKNIVLLAFEIIEKILRDYFPYITETESSTFTDCVNCLIAFTNSRFNKDISLNAIGFLRFCAAKLAEGDIGSSSRLKEPSSHLTKDGKQEGAIQVDKDDTIHFWFPLLAGLSELTFDLRPEIRKSSLQVLFDTLRNHGHLFSLPLWEKVFDSVLFPIFDYVRHAIDPSGGSSQGQNAENDPAELDQDAWMYETCTLALQLVVDLFVKFYDTVHPLLKKVLSLLTSFIKRPHQSLAGIGIAAFVRLMSSAGSVFVDEKWLEVVLSLKEVTTETLPDFSYIASGAYLENVPIENGGSSDKREDESQPSEDGTEETSRSRNLYFAIADAKCRAAVQLLLIQAVMEIYNMYRAQLSAQNTVILFEALHTVATHAHKINSDNDLRTKLQELGSMTQMQDPPLLRLENESYQLCLTILQNIFLDRAPDEGSLEVETHLVGLCKEVLEVYLSTARPAHLSGGIQPLGHWLIPVGSSKRRELAARAPLVVSTLQAISGLGDSSFEKNLGQFFPLLAGLISCEHGSGEVQVALSDMFSTWVGPIVLQSC; from the exons ATGGCCTCCGCCGCAGCAGCGGCGGCGCCGCCGCTGTCCTCGCCGGAGTCCGACCCGCGCCTCGTCGAGGCCTTCGTGCCTTTCCTCGAGAAGCTCGTGAAGAACGCCTCGTGGCGCAACAAGGCGCACTCCAAGCTCTCCCACACCGCCAAGTccatcctcgaccgcctccagagGCCCCCGCCCTCCTCGCCCACCGCGGCGCAGACCCCGTCCACCCCCACCTCGCCCTCCACGCCGACTTCCTCCTCCTGGCAGCCGGGCCCGCTCCGCAACCTCTCGCTCGAGGACTCGGAGCTGCTCCTCTCCCCCATCTCCTCCGCGCTCGGCTCCGGCAGCGCCAAGCTCGTCGAGGCCGCGCTCGAGCTACTCCACAGGCTGATCGCGCACTCCTACATCCATGGCGAGGCCGACCCGTCGGCTGACCCCTCGTCACAGCTCGTCGCTTCGCTGCTCGAGGCGGCCTGCAATGCGCTCCACCTCGACGACGAGCACATTGAGCTCCTCCTCCTCAAGACTCTCCTCTCCGCGGTCACATCCACCTCCGTGTGCCTCCATGGCGACTGCCTGCTCCGCGCCGTGCGCGCCTGCTATGATATGTACCTGGGGAGCCGTAGCACCGTGAATCAGGCCACTGCCAAGGCGTCGCTCGTGCAGATGTTGGTAATCGTGTTCCGCCGAATGGAGGCAGATTCATCCACGATCCCAGTGCAGCCCATCGTCGTGGCTGAAGTGATTGAGTTGCCTGATGCTGGTTCAGGTGCATCACCTACAGCAGATGCCAACTTCGTACAGGGATTCATCTCGAAGATCATGGTGGACATTGATGGTGCACTCACACCTCTGGCACGGACAACCTCCTCTACCGCGGCAGGCACTGTGCCCCATGATGGTGCTTTTGAGACGACCGCAGCAGCTGAGGAAGGGGCAAATCCTGCGGATTTGCTTGATTCAACGGATAAGGACATGCTGGATGCCAAGTACTGGGAGATTAGCATGTACAAGACAGCTCTTGAGGGTCGTAAGGATGAGCTTGGTGTGGAGGGGGCAGTTGTAGCCACTttggatgatgatgctgatgtcaGGATTGGGAATAAGCTGCGGAGGGATGCTTTCTTGGTTTTCCGGGCATTATGTAAGCTCTCGATGAAGACACCACCGAAGGATGCACCAGCTGATCCATTAGTGATGAGGGGGAAGATCCTTGCTCTTGaacttctcaagatcttgcttgaAAATGCTGGGGCTGTGTTCCGCACCAGCGAGAG GTTTCTAGGTGCTATCAAGCAGTATTTGTGCCTATCACTTTTGAAGAACTGTGCCTCGTCACATATGATTGTTTTTCAGTTATCGTGTTCTATTTTTATTAGCTTGGTTTCAAGATTTAGGCCAGGATTGAAGGCAGAAATTGGAGTATTTTTTCCCATGATCATTCTGAGAGTTCTGGAAAATATTGCACAGCCAAATTTTCAAGCAAAGATGATAGTTCTTCGTTTTTTGGAGAAGCTCTGTACTGATTCTCAAATCTTGGTTGACATTTTCATCAATTACGACTGTGATGTCCACTCATCGAACATATTTGAGAG GATGGTCAATGGTCTGCTTAAAACAGCTCAAGGGCCTCCTGCGGGTATTGCTACCACATTGGTACCGCCTCAGGATACCACAATGAAGAGTGAAGCAATGAAATGCTTAGTTTCTATCCTCAGGTCCATGGGAGATTGGATGAATAAGCAACTACGTATTCCAGATCCCGACTCTCCTAAGATTGAATCAGAGCAAAATGATAATGATGGTGGAAATGAGTTTCCCCAGACAGAGATCAATGGAGATGCTTCTAGCGAGGTATCTGATTCACATTCAGAAGTATCAAATGGGGTTTCAGAGGCTGCATCTTTGGAGCAGCGTCGAGCTTACAAAATGGAACTTCAG GAGGGTATCGCTCTGTTTAACCGGAAGCCTAGAAAGGGAATTGAATTCTTAATAAATGCCAACAAGGTCGGGGAGTCAGCTGAGGATATAGCTGCTTTCCTCAAAACTACTTCTGGCTTGAACAAGACTATGATTGGTGATTATTTAGGGGAAAGGGAAGATTTATCCCTCAAAGTCATGCATGCATATGTGGATTCTTTTAATTTTCAAAATATGGAATTTGATGAAGCGATCAGAGCCTTTCTTCAAGGTTTTAGGCTTCCTGGagaagctcaaaagattgatcgggTTATGGAGAAATTTGCAGAGCGGTACTGCAAATGCAACCCAAAGGCCTTTTCGAGTGCAGACACAGCTTATGTTCTTGCTTATTCAGTCATAATGCTTAACACTGATGCACATAACCCAATGGTCAAAAATAAG ATGTCACCAGAAGATTTCATAAGAAACAATCGCGGTATTGATGACGGGAAAGACCTACCAGAAGAATTTATGAGATCCTTGTATGGAAGGATTTGGAAAAAAGAAATTAAGATGAAAGAAGACGAATTTGTTCCTCATCAGCAACAATCAACAAGCTCTAACAAAATTCTTGGGTTGGATAACATTCTTAACATTGTTATACGCAAACGAGGTTCCGCTATGGAGACAAGTGATGATCTCATTAAGCATATGCAGGAGCAATTCAAAGAAAAGGCTCGTATGTCTGA GTCAGTATTTTATCCAGCCACAGATGTAGTAATTTTGAAGTTCATGGTCGAGGTTTGCTGGGCTCCTATGCTTGCTGCCTTCAGTGTGCCACTTGACCAGAGTGACGATGAAATTGTCATATCCCAGTGCCTCGAGGGATTTCGCTGTGCGATACATGTCACCGCAGCTATGTCGATGAAGACTCAAAGGGATGCTTTCATTACATCGCTTGCCAAGTTTACATCACTTCACTCTGCTGCGGATATCAAGCAGAAAAATATTGAAGCAATTAAG GCAATTCTGTTGATTGCAGATGAAGACGGAAATtacttgcaagaagcctgggagcaTATATTGACATGTGTTTCTCGTTTTGAGAATCTACATCTTGTAGGTGAAGGTGCTCCTCCAGATGCCACTTTCTTTGCACTGCAACAGCCAGACCTTGATAAATCAAAACAGGCTAAATCCTCGATTATTCCTGGTTTGAAAAAGAAGGCTCCAAATGCTGGTGCTGCTTCTAAAAGAGGTACTTATGACAGTGCTGGTGTGGGTGGAAAAGCTTCtggtgttgatcaaatgaataatGCGGTGACAATCCTCTTGGAGCAAGTGGGGATGGCTGAAATGAATCGTGTATTCATAAGAAGTCAAAATCTCAACAGTGAAGGTATAATTGATTTTGTAAAGGCCCTTTGTAAGGTTTCAATGGAGGAACTGCGGTCTGCTTCTGATCCACGTGTTTTTAGCCTGACTAAGATTGTTGAAATCAC gcATTACAATATGAACCGCATCAGGCTTGTCTGGTCAAGCATATGGCACGTCTTGTCTGAATTTTTTGTTACAATTGGCTGCTCAGAAAATCTTTCAATTGCAATATTTGCTATGGATTCATTACGGCAGCTTGCAATGAAGTTCCTGGAGCGAGAAGAACTGGCCAACTACAATTTCCAAAATGAATTTATGAAGCCTTTTGTTGTTGTAATGAGGAAGAGTAGAGCTGTTGAGATAAGAGAACTAATCATCAGGTGTGTATCTCAAATGGTACTGGCCCGTGTTAATCATGTGAAGTCAGGGTGGAAAAGCATGTTTATG gtttttgCAACAGCATCATATGATGATCATAAAAACATTGTACTCTTGGCCTTTGAAATTATCGAAAAGATTTTGCGAGATTATTTCCCCTACATTACCGAGACTGAGTCTTCAACTTTCACTGATTGTGTGAACTGTCTTATTGCGTTCACCAACAGTAGGTTTAACAAGGATATAAGCCTTAATGCAATTGGTTTTCTTCGATTCTGTGCGGCAAAGCTGGCAGAAGGTGACATCGGGTCCTCTTCAAGGCTGAAGGAACCCTCGTCTCATTTGACCAAAGATGGAAAGCAGGAAGGTGCAATTCAGGTTGATAAGGATGATACTATACACTTCTGGTTTCCTTTATTAGCAG GATTGTCTGAACTTACTTTCGACCTTAGACCAGAAATTAGGAAAAGTTCCTTGCAGGTGTTATTTGACACATTAAGAAACCATGGCCATCTTTTCTCTCTTCCTTTGTGGGAGAAGGTGTTTGATTCAGTACTTTTCCCAATATTTGATTATGTACGGCATGCTATCGATCCATCTGGTGGTTCTTCACAAGGACAAAATGCGGAAAATGATCCTGCAGAGCTTGATCAAGATGCTTGGATGTACGAAACGTGCACTTTGGCCCTTCAGCTAGTTGTAGACCTTTTCGTCAAGTTCTATGACACTGTCCATCCACTTCTGAAGAAAGTTCTTTCACTCTTGACAAGTTTCATTAAGCGTCCCCATCAGAGTCTTGCTGGTATAGGCATTGCTGCATTTGTTCGCCTGATGAGCAGTGCTGGCTCTGTCTTTGTGGATGAAAAATGGCTGGAAGTCGTGTTGTCTTTGAAAGAAGTTACCACAGAGACACTTCCTGACTTCTCTTATATTGCGTCTGGGGCTTACCTTGAAAATGTACCAATAGAAAATGGAGGCTCTTCAGATAAGAGAGAAGACGAATCTCAACCATCAGAGGATGGTACTGAAGAAACCTCTAGATCAAGGAACCTATATTTTGCCATTGCTGATGCCAAGTGCCGAGCTGCTGTCCAACTCCTATTGATTCAG GCTGTGATGGAGATATATAACATGTACAGAGCTCAGTTGTCGGCACAGAACACAGTAATCCTCTTTGAGGCCTTGCATACTGTTGCCACTCATGCTCACAAGATAAACAGTGACAACGACCTGCGGACCAAGTTGCAGGAGCTGGGCTCTATGACCCAAATGCAGGACCCGCCATTACTACGCCTTGAGAACGAGTCGTATCAGTTGTGCCTCACTATCCTCCAGAATATATTCTTGGACAGAGCTCCAGATGAAGGGAGCTTAGAGGTCGAAACCCACCTTGTTGGACTTTGCAAGGAGGTTCTTGAGGTATACTTGAGCACAGCAAGGCCTGCTCACCTTTCTGGCGGTATACAGCCACTTGGCCATTGGCTTATTCCGGTTGGTTCGTCAAAGCGGAGAGAGCTTGCAGCCAGGGCACCGCTTGTTGTCTCAACATTGCAAGCTATCAGCGGTCTCGGCGACTCATCGTTCGAGAAGAACCTTGGCCAGTTCTTCCCCCTACTAGCTGGTCTCATCAGTTGTGAGCATGGTTCAGGCGAAGTGCAGGTGGCCTTGAGTGATATGTTCAGCACTTGGGTTGGCCCAATCGTGCTTCAGTCCTGCTGA